The following nucleotide sequence is from Salvia splendens isolate huo1 chromosome 2, SspV2, whole genome shotgun sequence.
TTGTGGTGTATTTATTGCATTTGGTCACACAAAGAAAGATATACAAAAGTagtaaattattattaaatgtAAATTCAGAAAtctgataaattatatttatgaTAGATAGCCAAAATACTCAATTGAGAAATTGGGAACAAGTCGTAAGTTTTAACTTTTCTCTGAGATTTACAATCTTAGAATGACTCGAATTGCCAACTTATTACAGGTTGAGAAGAGAATGTTTTAGCAACGAAGTTATATTTCATCATTAAAGACAAATTTCCTTTTATATGAGGAGTAGTGTGATTGGAAGGAGCTCTTTATTTCTTTACAGATAAATATGGCAGCAACATTGGCAGAATCCATAACTAAAGGTTGCTGTTGCAATAATGCAGCTGATTAGTCATTGTAGGCAAAAGGGGAAAATCATCATCAAATCTCTAAATTAACGTTACTATATCTACAAATAAGCATAAGTGGTCATCAAATATTTCTGTACAAATTCATGTCCACTGACAGTATAAGGCACTTcaaattgttaaaaaaaatatatatattctacaCTGTAAATATAATAGACGAATTTATAAAACATGTAAATAAGTACTATGAATTTTCACCATGTAGCCAAGAACTAGTAGTATATAGAATTGCTTTCACACACAACCAATATGTAAAACAAGAAGTTCCTTGAGTTCTTGAGGATCTGAGACCACGTACGCAGAGACGTGGGAGGAGATAAGACGTTGGAGATGATAGACGAACGCGGTCACGTTAAGCAGCCACCAATGCCCTACTGCTGCCTATGATATGCAGAAACAACGAGAGACAAATGGTGAGGATAAGGGTGGATTTGGCCCCAACGTATCTCACAACTTCATATCCTCGTTCCACAACATTTTCATGAACCACGTTAGCACTCTTTTTCAAGGCCTCGGATGCTTTCCACAAGAAAAACTCAATGACAGATCGGACTGTCTCAAATGTCACTCTCCCGGTGACATCAAGCACAAACTTTCTATTGCTCGGTACAGCCAGTGTTGATGAAACGCTCCTGACCCATCCGTTACTCTGAAGATCAACAGAACCATTCCAGTTCTTTCTAGAATGAGTCTCTGCTTCAAATCCTATCTTGTTTCCGAAGCTTGAAGCTTCACTTGATTCCTTTTTAGGAGAAGCTGTCAGTACTTGGTGAGAGGTCTTTACAAGAGTTTCGACAGCCCCATTACAAAGGGAGACGAAGAACTCAATCATCTTAGTATGATGCTTAGGATTAGTCAAGCCAGAGAACATCTCATTATAAACGTTGACATCCATGGTTTTGTCGAGGTAAACTGTAACAGCAGAGCTAACGAAATTCTTGATGCAATCAGCAACCAACACTCTGCATTTATCATCCGACACCACACTTAACCACGATGAGGAACCTGACTTCTCATGGATCACACCCGAGTGGCCATTCTCACTACTAGCATAGAATCCCAACACCAGATTCCTAGCAAAGCTACCAACAACAACCGAGACAAATCCTGCACCAGCATCCGACATCACCTTATCGATAAGCCTATCAGAAAAGCTTGAATCACCATTTTCTTGAACGTTACTCGCGCTATTCTCTACCCTATAACCCCTCAAAACGCCTACCGTCATCGACTGGCAAAGACGAGCTACTGACTCAGAAAACTCTGCAGAGCGAGTAATCTTCGACAACTGCCTCAAACTATTCGGGATTTCGTCCGAATCCGACTCCAAAAACTCCTTCAAATCCCTAGACACCACTGTCATCATCTCCGCGGAATCAGAAACCATTTCAGCCATTGAAACCAGGGATCCTAAAAACTTCAAGATTCTCTTTCTCTTCCTAGCTACAGACGACATGTGATACACCCTATACACACCGTAGCTCGAAACCCCAACCAATCCCATCGCGACCAACCATTTCTTCTTCCTTCTAGTGAAATCAAAACCCCTTTTTACCAACTCACTATCCATAGAGcttcaaacaaataaaaaacaaccTAAATTGAAGAACTCGAAACAAACTAGATATGAATATGAACCCCAGAGCTCACCGAAATTCAAACCCCGGGGTCCAAAAAGAAAGAAACCGAGCTCTTCCCCTCAATCGAAAAATCAGGATAAAAATTGCAAATACCAAGAACCCTCGTCCTCGGTACTCGCTAAACTCTGATTGGTCTAATGGTTACTCAGAGAAACCCCCCCAAAAATTGCAACTTGACAGTATATGTCCCCTTTTTGCACACGTAATCGATACCTCGACGCGATGTATTAACAGAATGCACGAGAAATCGGGATGGGTTTTGATCATACGCACCTGGGGGGATGAGTCGtcggagagagagagggggagaaaCTGGGCTAGTCAAAACTGTGGTGCATATAAAATAGGGAAGGAGGAAAGAGAGGGAAGATCAATGGGAAAAGGGGGAGGAATTTTAATTCTAGGGATTCAGATTGAAAGATTGGCAtatttgttgtttgtttgtaaaaatgaAGAGATAGGTGACTTTGCAATATCCATAGCTTCGAGTCTTGTATGGTTGTTGAAATTTGCCACGTGCTTCTGCGTTGATGATCacgtgatttattttatttatctcatCTAAATATTACTGTAATACTTATATTAGTCTCCCTCATTGTTGTAGTATACTGTatatttgtatgtgtgtattgGTTATTTAGATGTGGTATTCCAATTTTCAACAATAGAATGTGTTATATACTTATATTATATGCTTCATCACGAatgaataatgtacatattgttgAATTAGATAATATGAGAGGAATGAATGTTTTTCATTACTTGATATTTTGCTATATAGTATTGTCCATCCTAATGTATGGGATGTTATTTACAATGGAAAGAAATAGTACTATCAGAATATCACCTATCTATCAACGGGTCGCAGCGCAGTTGGCAGCGCGGAGCTGTAGTGACCTTGAGGTCGGGGTTCAAACCCCGCTCCCCGCTGgaagactttcggccttaatccgcaaaTCCAGTCGAGCAGGATTAGTCGAATTCCGCAAAGCGTGTTTGGTACACTTGTagtcaaaccaaaaaaaaagaatatcaCCTATCCTACAAGGTAAAATATTCTCCATGATTTTATGTGATATTTTGTATAATCTTCTTCCTTGCTTAACACTCCCCTCAAGTTAGTAACATGACTTTTGATACTCAACTTACTAAAACCACCTAGTAGTTTCTTCGTGTCCATCGCCTTAGTTAGGATGTCCACGAGTTGATCTTCATATCGAGCAAATGGAAATGCAACGATTTCAACTTTAATATTCTCCTTCATGAAGTGTCGATCAACCTCCACGTGTTTTGTTCAATCATATTAAATTGAAATTTCTAAAATACTAATGACAACTTTGGTGTCACAAGAGAGTTGGCAAGTCTTTGGTGACAACAGATGTAATTCCCTCACCAATCTCTTCAACCACAATACTTTAGTCAATTCACTCTTAATCCCCCTAAACTCGGTCTCTGCACTGGGTTGTGCTTTCCACCAACAAATGTGAAATACCCAACGGTAGACTGTCTATTCAACTGAATTTTTCGCCCAGTCTGCATCTGTGTAACTATGAATCTCCAAATGGTCATTCTTCTTTGAGCATGATTTGTTATGGGTTGAAAGTAAGCTTAGATAGTCACgtagtatttcatttttggTGCAAATTTTCTCATACAACTAGAAATTTGTTTACATACTCATAACGTTATCTTTAAGTTgagtataaaattatatttaatttattttaagatACTTTACTAGAGAGAGTGtacaaaaattatatttaatttattttaatatactccctccgttccacagtaatagagacattttattttgagcactcattttaaaaaaaatgataataaatagttaaagtagagaaatagtaaagtaaaatagagaatagaatagataataatattctctatcctattctctattttaatttattctttatctactttaaccatttattatcattttttcaaaatgagtactcaaaatgaaatgtctctattatTGTGGAACAGATGGATTACTTTACTTAGACAAGTGTGTACACTCAAATGAACTGGCGTCGTCAATAATTCGAAACATGTTTTTTATGTGTTAAATTTTGTAAtcttacataaattaaaaaaaagttagtgcTATGTTACGTGCAGATTGTCAGAAGTAATTTGGAAAGTGCGCTATCAGTGGTTAATTTCATGGTGAAAATGAAGATCTTGTACTATTAATCTAATTATGGCCAAAGCCATGATTATATTTGGTAGGCATCTAAAGGTTAACTAGACATGTAAGGTCACTTTTGAATTAAATGTATAGTTATTAATTTGTACGGCTTCGTTTACTATAAAAACCAACCATTCTACCCCACAACAAAATAGGACTAACAAGCAACAACTATAAGACAAAATCAAAGCTATgctatatttttcaaaaaaaatatttaactgAAATATAGGGATTTAATTGATACAGTTGGTAAAATATTGAATATTACAACTAACCACAGCCTATAACATTAACTTGGTGGTTGTTGTgaagaaaatattcacatcaatTTACCACAGACCAAACCAAACTCATTCAaacatttataattttttgcATTTCCTTGTCATATGTACATTCAAACAGCTGTAGTTTGACATCTTACATTTGAATCTATAGTTGTCTAACAACAAATACAAAAGGCTAAGCCAAAAACTGTTGGCTTCAGCTTTTCAAGATATCAATTAACACAAAGGGCGTTCCTGCTCACTGCTTTTAGCGATCATACAATATACTAAATCCATGACATCATCGAATATTTACCTCCGCTATAATCTCATCGTGTGCAGCGAACTTCAGCAGCTAGGGTTCAAGGATGGTCTTACCAGAAGTGTAGTAAATCGTGCACAACCAACCAAGCTTGATCAAGTGACTCACGACTCCTTCAATCTCGAAAACCAGTATTTGAGTGATCCACAAGCGACTCATGACTCCTTCAATCTGGAAAACCAGATGAATACGGGTGCTACGTGTGTGAACTGAGAAAGGCAAGCACAAATTCCACTCACACCCCCCCGAGAGATGATCTCTAGAGCGATCTCCCCTGGCAGATCGACTCATGGAGTTTTGGTTATTCTATTCCTTTCAGCTGTGGTTGTTTTGTATTTATATGGTACAGTAGAGTCTAAAACGTCTTCTAAATCACTAAATGATATATCATCTTCGTTCAAACTAAGTGAGGTGccagcagtggcggatccaggatccggaatcggagggggcggaatatatagtattagcttgATTGAGTGAGGACATGGCTATTCTTTTCGTTGTTCGGGGTGACGCCGGAggcaaacggagggggcggacatgGTAATTTTACGTCCCGATAAGGGGAAAATAGTcgcacggagggggcgaccgccccctcctgcccccccctagatccgccactgggTGCCAGTATACCCAATTAAGTCCGAGTCATCCTTAAGCcagtcatcatcatcatcgtcatcgTCATCATCATTAACAACAACAACCACAACTGGCACAGGAATTTCTACAGAAGAACCCACAGCAATCTCCTTATCCAGAAGCATGGCTGGTGGATCTTCCTTGATAACAGACTTGTCAACAAACTGAATTTCGTCAAGTACATGCTTCTCAATCTCATGCTCAGTGGTCATTTGATGCGTTGAAGATTCAGAAACTGACCTCCAGTCTGTCTCAGTTCCATACTGGACATCATCATAAGTGCAGACAATATTTTCAAGGGGTGAGTCCATGCTACCTTTGGATTGGAAACTACTTATTCCTGACCAATAGGAGTCCCCTTTAGTTTGTTTTTGTAGCTCATGTATCCACATGGCCCTAGCTTGCGCAAGCtgcaaatgaataaaaaaattaggcAAACTAATTGCA
It contains:
- the LOC121766330 gene encoding protein PHLOEM PROTEIN 2-LIKE A10-like — translated: MDSELVKRGFDFTRRKKKWLVAMGLVGVSSYGVYRVYHMSSVARKRKRILKFLGSLVSMAEMVSDSAEMMTVVSRDLKEFLESDSDEIPNSLRQLSKITRSAEFSESVARLCQSMTVGVLRGYRVENSASNVQENGDSSFSDRLIDKVMSDAGAGFVSVVVGSFARNLVLGFYASSENGHSGVIHEKSGSSSWLSVVSDDKCRVLVADCIKNFVSSAVTVYLDKTMDVNVYNEMFSGLTNPKHHTKMIEFFVSLCNGAVETLVKTSHQVLTASPKKESSEASSFGNKIGFEAETHSRKNWNGSVDLQSNGWVRSVSSTLAVPSNRKFVLDVTGRVTFETVRSVIEFFLWKASEALKKSANVVHENVVERGYEVVRYVGAKSTLILTICLSLFLHIIGSSRALVAA
- the LOC121766340 gene encoding uncharacterized protein LOC121766340, translated to MGVGYFWMVYFVLLHSRLNKHDGTLLSSPQLAQARAMWIHELQKQTKGDSYWSGISSFQSKGSMDSPLENIVCTYDDVQYGTETDWRSVSESSTHQMTTEHEIEKHVLDEIQFVDKSVIKEDPPAMLLDKEIAVGSSVEIPVPVVVVVVNDDDDDDDDDDWLKDDSDLIGYTGTQWRI